From Cotesia glomerata isolate CgM1 linkage group LG3, MPM_Cglom_v2.3, whole genome shotgun sequence:
CACgtcttttattcatttaaatgtaattcataattgtaaaaaatatttttaattgataattacttGATTTGATGAAACCACGTGAATAAATTTAGGATTTTATTATCCACACCAAGTGTTTATTAGTCGCACAATCATTTGGCTTTACACACTTTTTATTATACCCactgttttattttatgtgaaTGTAGGATGTGGAGATAAGGTCTCGGAATAACGTCAAACAACATCAAGACCCATTTACGGTGAGTTGTTATTGCCGAtcatattaaattcaattaaaattagtattgtcattttaaattgaatagttCAATCAATCGCTCattaatcttttattttattcgacACTAAATTTAcagtcaattttatttatttattttcttttttttttttttttttttcactagaTTTTTTCGGAAAGAATAAATCTTTCATTCTTGGAGATTCAAGATGTTGTTGATCAACAGCGAAGTAACATCGAACGTGATATGGAAAATTATGAGTATCCTAACGGAAAATACGGCCTCAATATAAGGTATcttgttatattttattcaaataaattttaaatacttatataaattttttttgtttttttttacagccaTTTAGATGATTTAGTAATGGAGAAAGGTGGAAGACCTATGAGAAGTGTTATTCTTGCTAATTGGCGAAGTGGGAGTACATTTGTAGGTGATGTTGTCAATTCACACCCcgctaatttttatcattacgaACCACTGCTTGATTTTGGAATTGTACAAGTTCGAAGACCACCCTTAGCTCAATCCGCAATTGCTAATATTTACGCGTTATTTAATTGTGAATATAATAAACTacgtaagtaattttttctttttttttaaacaatttttataattattttcttacttttggtatttttttatacagaaaATTATCTAGACTTTGGAAAAACTCACCCTTGGGTTTTCAATCACAATACACATTTATGGACACAGTGTGTAATTCATAGAAAAATATGCTGGGATCCATTGTTTGTTACAAAATTCTGTCGAATATTTCCATTTCAATCGATGAAACTTGTGCGATTGAGATTGAGAATTGCTCAAATGTTACTAGAGGACAAAAGGTATcgactaaaattaataaccggtttattatttcttatcaaaataaaacaataaattaatcaatttatgaatttaGCCTTGGAGTTCGCATGGTTTTACTAATAAGAGACCCACGAGGACTGATGCAATCACGTAAGCATCGGAATTGGTGTCCAGATAGTCCTGATTGTTCAGATCCGGCACGTGTTTGTGCTGACATGGTGTCTGACTATGAAGTTGCTGTACGACTTAGAGAAAAATATCCTCGTAATTTTAAGTATGAAATTTgcattaatgatatttttatttatttatttatttattaaatttttttttagagttttaCGGTATGAAGATTTATCTGTTGATCCGTTTTCAAACGCCAAGGAGCTGTTTGAATTTTACGGTCTAAACTTTCATTctaacgttaaaaaatttttggagacCCACACGAAAAACGATTTCGGTGGCGTTTCAAGTACTTTTCGTAACTCAAAAGCCGCACCGTTTCACTGGCGCAATGATCTTGACTTCGAAGAAGTTGAAGAAATTCAAAGTGTATGCTCAACTGCTATGAGGTTGTGGGGCTATGTACTAGCTCTCAACGAGACTCACCAAAGAGAATTTAATCCCATCGCTAAGGATTATCAGCCTTTATAATAcatgcaattaatttttttaataatgtaaattcctatttatcttttaaatcCACGTTCAGCTCGTACGTTCCTAGTCAAAAGTTAGTTTACAAGCAAAATTTATTGCttggtttttatttattccctACGATTTTtaacgaaaatattatttatttgatgtgATGTATTTAATGTTAGTTCAATTTAAAGATAGAGTAGAGTAATATTAGATTATACATCATGCAGGTTTTAAATCCgtcttgaatttttaagaaaatgaaaataaaaaaacgccTAAAAGTGCCTGCTATGGTCTTTACAGACCTTATTTGTACTAAGTTACCAGAAACATGCtaataatagtatttattGCATATGAATTaatagtattttaaatattaacttgaaattttttttatttttttaaacatttattttcgaTGCGAATAACCACTCGCGTTTATTCTGTTGATTgtgatgataattttattattgtaaaaaattatattttaataagtttaactaaaaaatggattaattgtctattttatttattagacaATAGTCAGAaagagtaaattttttgtaatagatCTTTTTTTGAAAGAAGTTATAAGGCTGTCAAcaactttataattaattaataaaatcttttgttattttattaattgatgatttggtatttgtattattaattatgtaataaaaaaaaaaaaaagcttttaaaatt
This genomic window contains:
- the LOC123262266 gene encoding carbohydrate sulfotransferase 5-like isoform X2, with the protein product MLRKRIINGAMSKRLSFFILVGLTSLCILVLIFNQRYYNIIENHLQPVISIFSERINLSFLEIQDVVDQQRSNIERDMENYEYPNGKYGLNISHLDDLVMEKGGRPMRSVILANWRSGSTFVGDVVNSHPANFYHYEPLLDFGIVQVRRPPLAQSAIANIYALFNCEYNKLQNYLDFGKTHPWVFNHNTHLWTQCVIHRKICWDPLFVTKFCRIFPFQSMKLVRLRLRIAQMLLEDKSLGVRMVLLIRDPRGLMQSRKHRNWCPDSPDCSDPARVCADMVSDYEVAVRLREKYPRNFKVLRYEDLSVDPFSNAKELFEFYGLNFHSNVKKFLETHTKNDFGGVSSTFRNSKAAPFHWRNDLDFEEVEEIQSVCSTAMRLWGYVLALNETHQREFNPIAKDYQPL
- the LOC123262266 gene encoding carbohydrate sulfotransferase 5-like isoform X1, translating into MLRKRIINGAMSKRLSFFILVGLTSLCILVLIFNQRYYNIIENHLQPVISDVEIRSRNNVKQHQDPFTIFSERINLSFLEIQDVVDQQRSNIERDMENYEYPNGKYGLNISHLDDLVMEKGGRPMRSVILANWRSGSTFVGDVVNSHPANFYHYEPLLDFGIVQVRRPPLAQSAIANIYALFNCEYNKLQNYLDFGKTHPWVFNHNTHLWTQCVIHRKICWDPLFVTKFCRIFPFQSMKLVRLRLRIAQMLLEDKSLGVRMVLLIRDPRGLMQSRKHRNWCPDSPDCSDPARVCADMVSDYEVAVRLREKYPRNFKVLRYEDLSVDPFSNAKELFEFYGLNFHSNVKKFLETHTKNDFGGVSSTFRNSKAAPFHWRNDLDFEEVEEIQSVCSTAMRLWGYVLALNETHQREFNPIAKDYQPL